A genome region from Puniceicoccaceae bacterium includes the following:
- the pyk gene encoding pyruvate kinase — translation MHIPSHFRHTKIIFTVGPSTAAPDMLRTLIRERVDVCRINMAHADEAWTRSIMANLRQACRDEGREIATMIDVKGPEIRTGNLPEPVELKIGDTVEFWTTEPENHRDGSTLRISVNYEGLPRDLSPGATMLVDSGLIQLKVNDCTDDRVRATVTIPGTMGSKRHINLPGVEIRMPSLTEKDRNDVRIGVEEGVDLIALSFVRNAQAVHELREYLCKLGSHARIISKIEDQTGLGNLSDIIQASDAIMIARGDLGIEISYEKLPSIQYQCVKLCQKYGRPVIVATHMLESMISAPVPTRAEVSDVANAVREQADCVMLSGETTMGSYPLEAVRVMKQVIQATEAVQHEHQLNHQIALKTPKAKMLRSAALLAEEMGGASIVVFTRSGFLPHVLAALRPHGIPIYAFTDIQHIFRRLIPLWGVEPFRIEFNNADPEMTIKHSFAKLVNGGWCKTGDPLVVITNVLAHGEIIDTLQLRKIPETLESS, via the coding sequence GTGCACATTCCATCCCACTTCAGACACACCAAAATCATCTTTACGGTCGGCCCATCCACCGCTGCACCGGACATGCTTCGCACGCTGATCCGGGAACGCGTTGATGTCTGCCGCATCAACATGGCCCACGCCGATGAAGCCTGGACACGTTCCATCATGGCCAACCTGCGACAGGCCTGCCGCGATGAAGGACGCGAAATCGCCACCATGATCGATGTAAAGGGTCCCGAAATCCGCACGGGAAACCTACCCGAACCTGTGGAACTCAAGATCGGAGATACCGTCGAGTTCTGGACCACTGAGCCGGAGAACCATCGGGACGGTTCCACTCTTCGGATCAGCGTCAACTACGAGGGCCTGCCTCGTGACTTGAGTCCCGGTGCCACCATGCTGGTGGACAGCGGCCTGATCCAGCTGAAAGTCAACGACTGCACCGACGACCGGGTCCGTGCCACGGTCACCATCCCGGGAACCATGGGAAGCAAGCGCCACATCAATCTGCCGGGTGTTGAGATTCGCATGCCGTCCCTGACCGAAAAAGATCGCAACGATGTGCGCATCGGTGTCGAGGAGGGCGTGGATCTGATCGCACTCTCCTTTGTGCGCAACGCACAGGCAGTGCATGAACTTCGGGAATATCTCTGCAAGCTGGGTTCCCACGCGCGCATCATTTCCAAAATTGAGGATCAGACCGGATTGGGAAACCTGTCCGACATCATCCAGGCATCGGATGCAATCATGATCGCACGAGGTGACCTGGGCATCGAGATCTCATACGAAAAACTTCCGTCCATTCAATACCAGTGCGTGAAGCTTTGCCAGAAGTATGGGCGTCCCGTCATCGTGGCAACTCACATGCTGGAATCCATGATCAGCGCTCCCGTTCCCACTCGCGCCGAGGTCAGTGACGTGGCAAATGCCGTTCGGGAACAGGCAGACTGTGTCATGCTCTCGGGCGAAACCACCATGGGTTCGTATCCACTCGAAGCCGTTCGAGTGATGAAACAAGTGATTCAAGCCACAGAGGCCGTGCAGCATGAACACCAGCTCAACCATCAAATCGCCCTCAAGACTCCGAAAGCAAAGATGTTGCGCAGTGCCGCCCTGCTTGCGGAAGAAATGGGCGGAGCCAGTATCGTAGTCTTCACACGCAGCGGATTCCTTCCCCATGTTCTGGCAGCGCTTCGACCGCACGGGATTCCAATCTACGCGTTCACCGATATTCAACACATTTTCCGCCGTCTGATCCCACTGTGGGGGGTTGAACCGTTCAGAATCGAATTTAACAATGCCGACCCCGAAATGACAATCAAACACAGCTTTGCCAAGCTGGTGAACGGGGGCTGGTGCAAGACCGGAGATCCGCTGGTGGTGATCACCAATGTGCTCGCCCACGGCGAAATCATCGACACGCTTCAGCTGCGCAAGATTCCCGAAACACTTGAATCCAGTTGA
- a CDS encoding peptidylprolyl isomerase, whose translation MMKARARHILVKTEEECLSIKNKIEAGADFAKLAEVASECPSGRRSGGDLGEFTQGQMVPEFDKVVFNEAVGVVHGPVRTNFGYHLIEITSRS comes from the coding sequence ATGATGAAAGCTAGAGCGCGTCACATTCTCGTAAAAACCGAAGAAGAATGCCTGAGCATCAAAAACAAGATCGAAGCGGGTGCGGATTTCGCCAAATTGGCTGAAGTCGCCTCGGAGTGTCCGTCGGGCCGTCGTTCCGGAGGGGATCTTGGTGAATTTACGCAGGGACAAATGGTTCCGGAGTTCGACAAGGTTGTTTTCAATGAAGCTGTAGGCGTGGTGCATGGTCCCGTGCGCACCAACTTCGGATATCACCTGATCGAGATCACATCGCGCAGCTGA